The Halorhabdus sp. BNX81 genome includes a region encoding these proteins:
- a CDS encoding peroxiredoxin produces MESETDDASGIPLIGDEFPHLAVETTHGEIDLPDDYAGEWVVLFSHPGDFTPVCTSEFVAFEDRREEFEQRDANLIGLSVDRVHSHLKWVDWIEEEIGVEIGFPIIADESGRVGEQLGMIQSGAGTSTVRAVFVVDTEGVVRQVLYYPEEIGRNIDEILRSLDALQKSDDEGVATPANWPENERFGDRVLLPPPGSREAVEQRESEADDEGYEQYDWWFTLSEQ; encoded by the coding sequence ATGGAATCCGAGACAGACGACGCGAGCGGTATCCCGTTGATTGGCGATGAGTTCCCCCACCTCGCAGTCGAGACGACGCACGGGGAGATCGACCTCCCTGACGATTACGCGGGCGAGTGGGTCGTGCTCTTCAGCCATCCGGGCGACTTCACGCCGGTCTGTACGTCCGAATTTGTCGCGTTCGAGGACCGACGCGAGGAGTTCGAGCAACGCGATGCCAATCTGATCGGCCTCTCGGTCGATCGCGTCCACTCCCACCTCAAGTGGGTCGACTGGATCGAAGAAGAGATCGGCGTCGAGATTGGCTTCCCGATCATTGCCGACGAGAGCGGCCGGGTCGGCGAACAACTCGGCATGATCCAGTCCGGCGCCGGAACGAGTACTGTCCGCGCCGTCTTCGTCGTCGATACCGAGGGCGTCGTCCGGCAGGTGCTGTACTACCCCGAGGAGATCGGCCGCAACATCGACGAGATCCTGCGCTCGCTGGACGCCCTGCAGAAGAGCGACGACGAGGGCGTGGCTACGCCGGCAAACTGGCCCGAGAACGAGCGCTTCGGCGATCGCGTCCTCCTGCCGCCGCCAGGGAGTCGGGAGGCAGTCGAACAGCGCGAGAGCGAGGCCGACGACGAGGGCTACGAGCAGTACGACTGGTGGTTTACCCTCTCCGAGCAGTAG